A region of the Methanoculleus sp. SDB genome:
GACGAGGGCGGTGTCGATGGTGATTGCAAGAAAAACAACCGGATACCTGTTCTTCGGAAGCAGTGTGCCATACCCTGCCCTGACCGCCCGTGCAAGCGGCGGCGAGGAGATCTGGCGTTCGTTGACACTGATCGCAATCTGGTGCGCATGCGGGCGGTTCACGGACGGCGTGGCTACGAATCCGTCAATTCGCATATATGGGGTTTTTCCCTTGACCGGAACCAGTGCCCGTGAAATTTCGCTCCCGTAGAGTGCAATGACCGCATTATGCAGCCCGCCCTCGCCCGGTGTCCGGATCTTTTCCGCACCGTCCTGTACAAGGCGGAAAGCGACATCCGGGTGGGCGAGTGCGCACTGCTCCATGACGGCATAGATATGTGCGAGTTCGGTGGGTTTCCTCTTCAGGAATTTTTTTCGTGCAGGCGTAGTGGCGAAGAGGTCCTCCACCATGATGCTTGTGCCGCCGGGTGCTCCCGTTTCCCGCTCGGAAATGATCTCTCCTCCGTCGACAACGATCTCGATACCTGCGAGTGAACCGGATTTATTGGGTTTTGTCACAAGCGTTACACGGGACACGGCAGCAATGCTTGCAAGCGCCTCGCCGCGGAATCCCATCGTGTGAATCGACTGCAGGTCGTCACCCGACGTGATCTTGCTGGTGGCATGCCTGAGAAATGCGAGCCGCGCATCGTCCGGTTCCATGCCGTTCCCGTCATCCATGACAAGGATGCGGGAGACGCCCGTCGCATCGGTTCGGATATCGACCCGGACGGCTGAGGCTCCCGCATCGATTGCGTTCTCGACAAGTTCCTTGACAACCGAAGCGGGGCGTTCAACGACCTCGCCCGCGGCTATTTTATTGATTGTCTCCTCATCGAGCACCCGAATGCCCGTACTGCCGCCGGAAACCTGCATCAGATCAGCTCACCTCTCGCCGCGTGCTTTCTTCTGGAGGTCGTACAGGAGCAGCAACGCGTCTTTTGGTGTCAGTGCATCGAGATCGGCCCCCTGCAGGTCAGCGATGACCCGATGGTCCGTTGTCGCGATTTCCGGCGTGCTGACGAGCAGCATCTGGGTATATCGTGGCGCCCGTTTCCCTTCCGGTGCAGGGGTGCGGCGCAGCATATCTCTGAGTATCTCGTCTGCGCGATCCGTCACCCTGTTGGGAATGCCGGCAAGGCGTGCGACATGAATACCGTAACTCCGGTTGGTTGCGCCCGGAATGAGTTTCCTCAGGAATGCCACCTCAGTGCCCGTGTCCTTTACCGCAAAGTGGTAGTTCCTCACCCGCTTCAAGTCCGCCTCCACGTCGACCAGTTCATGGAAATGCGTTGCGAACAGGGTACGCGGTCCGGCGGAACTCTTTCCATGCAGAAATTCGAGAACCGATCTGGCGATGGAGAAACCGTCGAGCGTGCTTGTCCCGCGGCCGATCTCATCAAGAATAACCAGGCTTTTCCTGCTTACATTGTTGAGAATGTTAGCCAGTTCGAGCATTTCCACCATGAATGTACTCTGGCCGCTCGCCAGATCGTCAAATGCTCCGACCCGGGTGAAAATGCGGTCGACGATTCCGATCGTTGCATGGGCGGCGGGCACGTAACCGCCCATCTGAGCCATGATGCAGATCAGCGCGACGGCACGCATATACGTGGATTTACCCGCCATGTTTGCCCCCGTGATGATGAGGATCTGATCCGCACCCGAATCCAGATCCGTATCGTTGGGAACGAATCCCCTCTCGAGTCCGCACTCGACAACCGGGTGCCTGCCCTCGCGGATGGTCAGCTCTTCGGTATCGGCGATGAC
Encoded here:
- a CDS encoding DNA mismatch repair protein MutL, which translates into the protein MQVSGGSTGIRVLDEETINKIAAGEVVERPASVVKELVENAIDAGASAVRVDIRTDATGVSRILVMDDGNGMEPDDARLAFLRHATSKITSGDDLQSIHTMGFRGEALASIAAVSRVTLVTKPNKSGSLAGIEIVVDGGEIISERETGAPGGTSIMVEDLFATTPARKKFLKRKPTELAHIYAVMEQCALAHPDVAFRLVQDGAEKIRTPGEGGLHNAVIALYGSEISRALVPVKGKTPYMRIDGFVATPSVNRPHAHQIAISVNERQISSPPLARAVRAGYGTLLPKNRYPVVFLAITIDTALVDVNVHPAKKEIRLSREDDVVRELAAAVRTALAREELIPEGHGPEQTSRPESSVFGGETAYAGVASPGGAYETVHTKPDAAVLPHRAITTTDIQLRLTEGRGGHQERSKLLPGMEIIGQVDDTYILAARKSGDHEDLVLIDQHAAHERVLYEQVLAKRGRDLTAQELLVPVVLSLRPKEAAAVRGARHMLMTEGFLIDDFGGDTFAVRTVPVVLGTQMPDGLIEDLIADLVAEHMKSAEGRKERITTVIACRGAIKAGTALSPDQMRRLLDQLARTENPWTCPHGRPTMVVFSRSVLDGMFHRT